The proteins below come from a single Gemmatimonadota bacterium genomic window:
- a CDS encoding serine hydrolase: MRPAFHEFVVCGVIVTTLLVPAPAVSQATLPSRSAAAIDTLFSTYAHSGSPGCGVAVYQNGAMTFSRGYGFANLTYDVAITPSTRFTVGSVSKQFTAASIALLVQAGRISLEDDVRKYIPEFPEYTPAVKVRHLVHHTSGLRDFWELVSLAGMRNDDGYGVDDMFALAARQKGLNFVPGSEYRYSNTGYLTLGVLVQRVTGQSLRRFADSAFFRPLGMRETLFLDDHNEIIPRRAAAYSPNGGGWRVDIWNNDLVGQGGIVTTLADLQRWDENFYDAKVGGRAFVDLMQTTEPLTSGTANDYAFGLTVESYRGLKLVQHTGATGGYRAALYRFPEQHTSVAMLCNASTANTGALSLRMADIVLRDALGPVAVTARGAGAGAANARTAGAPRPAEQAAIVGRYTSVELNDAVWEVVADGASLQIRRPRNRPTTLPATDVAYRYTDGAGLLVQFDAPVRGKSAGFQLDGNRVSKIRFVRVVQ, encoded by the coding sequence GTGCGCCCAGCCTTCCATGAGTTCGTCGTGTGCGGCGTCATAGTCACTACGCTGCTCGTTCCCGCGCCGGCCGTTAGTCAGGCGACACTGCCTTCACGCTCCGCGGCTGCCATCGACACCTTGTTCTCGACGTATGCGCACTCTGGATCGCCAGGGTGCGGTGTGGCGGTCTATCAGAATGGCGCGATGACGTTTTCGCGCGGGTACGGGTTTGCCAACCTCACGTACGACGTGGCGATTACGCCGAGTACGCGATTCACGGTAGGGTCGGTGTCGAAGCAGTTCACGGCAGCGAGTATTGCACTGCTCGTGCAGGCGGGGCGCATTTCGCTCGAGGATGATGTACGCAAATACATTCCTGAGTTTCCAGAGTACACGCCGGCGGTGAAGGTTCGCCATTTGGTGCATCACACGAGTGGGCTTCGCGATTTTTGGGAATTGGTCAGTTTGGCGGGAATGCGGAATGATGACGGTTACGGTGTGGACGACATGTTCGCGCTGGCCGCGCGCCAGAAGGGGCTCAACTTTGTGCCTGGCAGTGAATATCGGTACAGCAACACGGGCTATCTCACGTTGGGCGTATTGGTGCAGCGTGTGACAGGGCAGTCACTGCGCCGCTTTGCCGACTCGGCGTTCTTTCGTCCGCTGGGTATGCGCGAGACGCTGTTTCTTGACGATCACAACGAGATCATTCCGCGCCGCGCCGCAGCGTATTCGCCGAATGGCGGTGGGTGGCGCGTGGATATCTGGAACAACGACCTTGTGGGGCAGGGCGGTATTGTGACCACGCTCGCCGACCTGCAGCGCTGGGACGAGAACTTCTATGATGCCAAGGTGGGTGGCCGCGCCTTTGTTGACCTGATGCAAACGACGGAGCCGCTCACGAGCGGTACGGCCAATGATTATGCCTTTGGCCTCACGGTCGAGAGCTATCGTGGCCTCAAGCTCGTGCAACACACCGGCGCCACGGGCGGGTATCGCGCGGCACTGTATCGATTTCCGGAGCAGCACACCAGCGTCGCCATGTTGTGTAACGCGAGTACGGCGAACACCGGTGCGCTTTCGCTGCGCATGGCCGACATCGTGTTGCGCGATGCGCTTGGCCCCGTGGCTGTGACGGCGCGCGGGGCAGGGGCGGGTGCCGCGAATGCAAGAACAGCCGGCGCGCCGCGCCCGGCGGAACAGGCGGCGATCGTCGGCCGATACACGAGCGTGGAGCTGAATGATGCCGTATGGGAGGTCGTGGCGGACGGGGCATCCTTGCAGATCCGCCGGCCTCGCAATCGTCCGACGACGCTACCGGCTACCGACGTAGCGTATCGGTATACGGATGGCGCGGGGTTGCTGGTGCAGTTTGACGCCCCCGTGCGCGGGAAGTCAGCGGGATTCCAGCTCGACGGCAACCGCGTGTCAAAAATCCGATTCGTGCGCGTGGTTCAATGA